The Pedosphaera parvula Ellin514 genome has a segment encoding these proteins:
- a CDS encoding EamA family transporter gives MSVTKLIFILLIGLTLEAVGVVYLNKGLKQVGDVEKISVQEVLRVIKRGITNGNIILGVFFEALFFGCLLVLMSKGGDVSFIWPLTALGFVFTTIAAKFVLGEHVSPLRWGGVCLIVIGAGLITYSEKLQESKKQQPASSATSTSSGQQ, from the coding sequence GTGAGCGTAACCAAATTAATCTTTATCTTGCTGATTGGTCTGACACTGGAAGCCGTCGGCGTTGTTTATCTCAACAAAGGTCTCAAACAGGTCGGCGACGTTGAAAAAATTTCCGTGCAGGAAGTGCTGCGCGTGATTAAGCGTGGCATTACCAACGGCAACATTATTTTGGGAGTATTTTTTGAGGCGCTCTTCTTTGGCTGCCTTTTGGTTTTGATGTCCAAAGGCGGGGATGTCAGCTTTATCTGGCCACTCACGGCGTTGGGATTCGTGTTCACAACCATCGCGGCGAAATTTGTTTTGGGCGAACACGTTTCACCATTGCGGTGGGGCGGCGTCTGCCTGATTGTCATTGGTGCAGGCTTGATTACCTATAGCGAGAAATTGCAGGAATCCAAAAAGCAGCAACCTGCTTCCTCGGCCACTTCAACGTCGTCGGGCCAACAATAG
- the hpnK gene encoding hopanoid biosynthesis-associated protein HpnK, translating into MARLENARRLIVNADDFGRSHSINQAVIHAHREGILTTGSLMVNEPACDEAVALARENPRLGVGLHLSLLCGRSALTPEKIPGLVNEKAEFGNEPAAVGFRYFSRRSLHEQLRAEIHEQFKRFRATGLVMDHVNGHLHMHLHPTVFRILMEDAKELGIERLRLTRDPFRLNAKLVSGQWLYRGSHAFIYLCLSGRARPHLQKRGIRHTHKVFGLLQNAKVDERYLTKLLPHLPKGDSELYSHPSLDEFRNEYEALISPKVKELVTQLGIQLIRYQDL; encoded by the coding sequence ATGGCACGCCTTGAGAACGCCAGGCGTTTGATAGTCAACGCAGATGACTTCGGGCGCTCCCACTCCATCAATCAGGCTGTCATCCACGCTCACCGCGAAGGCATTCTTACCACGGGCAGCTTGATGGTGAATGAACCAGCCTGCGATGAAGCCGTTGCCCTGGCCAGGGAGAACCCACGTCTCGGTGTGGGCTTGCACTTATCCCTCCTGTGTGGTCGCTCAGCCCTAACACCGGAGAAAATTCCCGGTCTGGTGAATGAAAAAGCCGAGTTTGGGAATGAACCTGCCGCTGTTGGCTTCCGTTATTTTAGCAGACGCAGCCTGCACGAACAATTGCGCGCCGAGATTCACGAGCAGTTTAAGCGCTTTCGAGCCACGGGCCTGGTCATGGATCATGTGAACGGCCATTTGCACATGCATCTGCATCCAACCGTTTTCCGCATTCTCATGGAAGACGCGAAGGAGCTTGGGATTGAGCGACTGCGGCTTACACGCGACCCTTTTCGGCTGAACGCAAAACTGGTCTCCGGCCAATGGCTTTACCGGGGCAGTCACGCCTTTATTTATCTTTGCCTTTCCGGTCGCGCACGCCCACACCTGCAAAAACGTGGCATTCGCCACACGCATAAAGTGTTCGGCCTGCTTCAGAACGCGAAGGTGGACGAACGTTACTTGACGAAGCTTCTGCCTCACTTGCCCAAAGGAGATTCGGAGCTTTACTCCCACCCTTCTCTCGACGAATTTAGGAACGAATATGAGGCCCTCATCAGCCCCAAGGTAAAGGAACTGGTGACCCAACTCGGCATTCAATTGATTCGCTATCAGGATTTATAA
- the hpnD gene encoding presqualene diphosphate synthase HpnD, whose product MQESRTITQKSASNLALAFILLPKAKRDGMSALYAFCREVDDVADDESVPTPERRTRLSAWRTDIQRACNNQTPEFLVNRELQPVIQQCHLAFGLFDELIKGVEMDLDIKRYPDYEALEQYCYRVASVVGLLSIEIFGYQDKACRDYAIYLGKALQLTNILRDVRSDAERGRIYLPLSELKKFNVSEEEILRFEYSGRFFKLAESVDQRARYFYHQARITLPKVDRRSMVAAELMGSVYWRLLKKLERQEFDVFGPQPTRLSKWQKILLILRTGFRVTSGLMTPNYGTP is encoded by the coding sequence ATGCAAGAAAGTCGGACGATCACGCAAAAGAGCGCTTCCAATCTGGCATTGGCTTTTATTCTGTTGCCCAAAGCTAAACGTGACGGGATGTCAGCTCTCTACGCCTTCTGTCGGGAAGTCGATGACGTGGCGGATGATGAATCCGTGCCGACGCCTGAACGCCGGACACGGCTTTCAGCCTGGCGCACAGACATCCAGCGCGCCTGCAATAATCAAACACCTGAGTTCCTCGTTAATCGGGAGCTCCAACCCGTCATTCAACAGTGTCACCTCGCCTTTGGACTGTTCGATGAGTTAATCAAAGGCGTCGAGATGGATCTGGATATCAAGCGCTATCCGGATTACGAGGCCTTGGAACAGTACTGCTATCGCGTCGCTTCCGTGGTCGGCCTGTTGAGCATTGAGATCTTTGGGTATCAGGACAAAGCCTGCCGCGATTATGCCATCTATCTCGGGAAGGCGCTGCAATTGACAAACATTCTGCGGGATGTCCGTTCGGATGCTGAACGCGGCCGCATTTACCTGCCGCTTTCGGAATTAAAAAAGTTTAATGTGTCTGAAGAGGAAATCCTCCGGTTCGAGTATTCCGGGAGGTTTTTCAAACTGGCCGAAAGCGTGGATCAGCGTGCCCGTTACTTTTATCACCAGGCCCGCATCACTTTGCCAAAAGTCGATCGCCGATCCATGGTTGCTGCCGAACTAATGGGATCAGTTTACTGGCGGCTGCTTAAAAAACTGGAACGCCAGGAGTTTGATGTGTTTGGTCCCCAGCCAACCAGGCTCAGCAAATGGCAGAAGATCCTTTTAATTCTTCGCACGGGCTTCCGCGTCACCTCCGGCCTGATGACCCCGAATTATGGCACGCCTTGA
- a CDS encoding helix-turn-helix domain-containing protein produces the protein MRLIAATNRDIIEAIRQNEFREDLFHRLNVLQFRLPPLRERGQDVLLLAEHFLKHFGHTIKKPVKKFAKMAQQKLLSHHWPGNVRELRNVIERALILETTTEIQPQSLPNFDIETGLRKAAPPAKTIGNQSLDEMMFDFEKDLIAHVLEQNHYSLTKSAEQLKISRHALRYRMQRLNIGTGTDTEEEPTAHIGKDATP, from the coding sequence GCCATTCGTCAAAACGAATTCCGGGAGGATCTGTTTCATCGGCTGAATGTATTGCAGTTTCGCCTGCCGCCATTGCGTGAACGCGGCCAGGATGTGCTTTTGTTGGCCGAGCACTTTTTAAAGCATTTCGGACATACCATTAAAAAGCCGGTCAAAAAGTTCGCCAAGATGGCGCAGCAGAAACTGTTGTCCCATCATTGGCCAGGCAATGTTCGGGAGTTGCGCAATGTAATTGAGCGCGCGTTAATCCTCGAAACCACGACTGAGATTCAGCCACAAAGTCTGCCCAATTTCGACATCGAAACCGGCTTGCGCAAGGCCGCGCCTCCGGCGAAGACAATCGGCAATCAGTCGCTTGACGAGATGATGTTTGATTTCGAAAAGGACCTCATTGCGCACGTTCTTGAGCAAAATCATTACAGCCTTACCAAGAGTGCAGAGCAGCTCAAAATCAGCCGCCATGCCCTGCGCTACCGCATGCAGCGCCTGAACATCGGCACGGGCACCGATACCGAAGAGGAGCCCACCGCACATATTGGAAAGGACGCCACTCCATGA